One region of Colius striatus isolate bColStr4 chromosome 26, bColStr4.1.hap1, whole genome shotgun sequence genomic DNA includes:
- the RND1 gene encoding rho-related GTP-binding protein Rho6, with the protein MRERRPPPAAPARCKLVLVGDVQCGKTAMLQVLAKDCYPETYVPTVFENYTACLASEEQRVELSLWDTSGSPYYDNVRPLCYSDSDAVLLCFDISRPETLDSASKKWKTEITDYCPDTRVLLIGCKTDLRTDLSTLMELSHQKQAPISYEQGCAAARQLGAESYLECSAFTSEKSVHSIFRTVSGICLSKAPSQPPKSPPRSLSKRLLHLPSRSELISSTFKKEKAKSCSVM; encoded by the exons GGCAAGACGGCGATGCTGCAGGTGCTGGCTAAGGACTGCTACCCCGAG ACGTACGTGCCCACCGTGTTTGAGAACTACACGGCGTGTCTGGCCAGCGAGGAGCAGCGGGTGGAGCTGAGCCTCTGGGACACCTCCG gCTCTCCCTACTATGACAACGTGCGTCCCCTGTGCTACAGCGACTCAGATGCTGTCCTGCTCTGCTTCGACATCAGCCGCCCCGAGACCCTGGACAGCGCCTCCAAGAAG TGGAAGACAGAGATCACGGACTATTGCCCCGACACGCGGGTGCTGCTCATCGGCTGCAAGACAGACCTACGGACGGACCTGAGCACCCTGATGGAGCTCTCCCACCAGAAGCAGGCACCCATCTCCTACGAGCag GGCTGCGCGGCcgccaggcagctgggagccGAGAGCTACCTGGAGTGCTCGGCCTTCACCTCGGAGAAGAGCGTCCACAGCATCTTCCGGACCGTGTCCGGCATCTGCCTCAGCAAAGCCCCCTCGCAGCCCCCCAAGAGCCCACCCCGCAGCCTGTCCAAGAGACTCCTGCACCTGCCCAGCCGCTCCGAGCTCATCTCCTCCAccttcaagaaggaaaaagcaaaaagctgctCTGTCATGTGA